The Caldicellulosiruptor obsidiansis OB47 genome segment CGATGACATAGCCTTTGATGTTGGAGTTGTGAAGATGAGGAAAAAAGGGTCTGATGGAGGGCACAACGGCGTAAAATCAATAATACAGCGCCTTGGTACAGAGGAATTTCCAAGAATCAGAATAGGCATTGGTGTTCCAAAATATGATATGGTAAAATATGTTTTGTCTGAATTTGAAGATGGTGAAAAAGAAAAGATATTCAGAGCAATTGAAAAAGCATCAAACGGTATAAAAATCTTGCTTGAAAGTGATATAGATAGGGCAATGAATTATATAAACGGGGATGTGGTGGTGTAG includes the following:
- the pth gene encoding aminoacyl-tRNA hydrolase, which gives rise to MDYIIAGLGNPGDRYTFTRHNVGFLTIDYLAQFFNTKVDKIKFKGLVGSFEYAGKKVLLLKPMTYMNASGESIIEAVNFYKIKPEKLIVIYDDIAFDVGVVKMRKKGSDGGHNGVKSIIQRLGTEEFPRIRIGIGVPKYDMVKYVLSEFEDGEKEKIFRAIEKASNGIKILLESDIDRAMNYINGDVVV